GCATCCCATGCTTGGATTTGATAGATCAATTAGTTTAGCTTTCATCGGAAggacaaaaaattgaaacaagaaaataaaaactgaaAGTATCAGCAGTTTCAATAAGACTTGGCTTTGTctggtggaaagattgtatAGCATGTGCTTTTCAAAGTTGGGAAAGTGATCTTTATTAAGCGCCATTGAGTTAGAAAATGGAAGATGTCAAATTTAAGAGTCTCTAGAAATTCACTGTTTCTAGGATGAGAAGCGTTCATTTGAAACTATAATGGTGGACCGTCAGATAACATTTTGTTTGATGCAGAAACAAGGGGATACTGTTTGTTGCCATCGATCTCAGCAGGCCCCTAGCAGACCAAGGTCCATTCAATGTTGTTTTGCACAAGGTTTGTTGATATTTTATGCACAGGTCAACTTGCGGACTACCTGAAAAGCTCTGTACTTTTCGAACTGCTGTTAAGCGACTGACTAGCCTGTGTTCCTTCCAGATATCAGGAAAGGAATGGTTCAAGATCATTGAGGTCCGTCCTTCTCAGCAATGTACCGCgtgttttatcttctcaaaTCATTGAACAAAAATTATAGAATTACTCTGACAAGTGCCTCTCCAACTGTTCCATGAGATTactcaaaattttatattattccaTTGTGAATAAATGATTAGAACCTGAAAACTCTGacctttgagaaaatattattctGAGACAATTTGTAGATTCCTTGCTTATCTCCTAATAACCGTTACCAGATGGTTGAAATCTGTTCCTCGAGAATGCAATCTAATGGGAAATTCTTGGGTCAATGGACGTAAAAATTCACTCCCTAAGTTTCTATATTTCTTTCTGTAGAAGCAGCAACTTTTGGTTGAAAAAAATCGTTATACTTGTACTAAAAGCCAAAAGCAGAGGCCTGGGGACAAAAAGTGAGACCCAAAGAACTTCTAAGTTTTAGCATCCACTGACCTTAGCACATGAACtgctttctttgctttttaGTCAGACCAAATCTCCATCTACCTTATTTGCATGCCAGAAAATATTGGGGCTTCCAGAAAATTCAATGCTTTTTGGCCCCTTCAAAGTATAATTTGTACTGGACTTTGTTGTCTACTCTCTCAGAATCTAAGGATAAGATTGTGAATGATGGAAGCCCTCCTCAATAGAGTTTGAGGCTTTTGTTTCTGCCAACCAAGTAGGCTCATTTCCAGGAGCTCATTTCACTGTTGGTGTTGAGAGGTATTTTTTGGATTATGTGGCTTAATCTTCTGAGGGATTGGAATGGTTTGATCATTAGAACAGTCAGATAAGCTCTGTGCTTTTTTAGATTCCATTCTTAATTAACATCTGGTACAAATATGTTTGACCCCGGTACAACAATTGGATGGACCTTTAATCTCTTTTCTGAGCTTCCTAGTGTAAGCAAGTTCCTCTGATACTTTACTTAGCCTGCCAGAGTTGACATGGTTTCTATCTATCCTTGTTGAAGGACTACCAGAGAAAACATCCAGAAGTAGCTGTAGTTGATCCTCCTGATGCTATTGAACATTTACATGATCGCCAATCTATGCTCCAGGATGTTGCAGATCTAAACATGCATGACTGCTCTGgtagtaattttcttttttagttcgTATTTTGCGAGAAGTGCATTAGCTTAAATGGAAATCTCCTGTTTTGGAACTAGATGGCATAATGTCTAAATTAGCCGTTCATTGATGCTGACTGACTCCTATTtctaactaaaaaaaataaatttttttttgtagccACAGTGGGAGTTCCAAAGCAATTGGTCATAAGAGAAGATTCTCAATCCATCCCGCGTGAGGTTGCTGAAGCTGGACTATGTTTGCCACTAGGTACGTTGTGGCTTGAAGTCATTCTGACACCGGATGGAATAGAACTTGCATTTCCTCCAACGACTTATCTCCTCCAAAATTTGCGTGACTTCCAGATTTAGGGTTCGCGTTATAGGGTTGACAATGTCTCAAAAGAATTCCCTCTAAATTCCTGTGAGCAAGCGTGGGGTGCATAGGCGATTTTCATACTTTTCATGCACTGAGTGTGTCAGGATTAAACAATAATGACACTTGCTGAGAGTCAAGTGAGTTCTCCGTTACTGAGGCAGGCTTACTAAGTTTTCTTGGTTGTTGCTGTTTCAGTTGCCAAGCCACTAGTGGTGGATGGAACCTCCAAGTCCCATGAACTGTTTCTTGCTTATGATCAGTCCTCCCTTGTAGAGCTTGAGCCTCCCCTTGTTTTGCAAGAGTTTGTCAATCACGGTATAActcttcttttatgtttttgggGTATCTGTTGCTAGATAGCCTGACAATCACATCACGAAAATTAACTGTGCGACAACTTGTGCTTTGTTTGTTGAAGGCGGTATTCTCTTTAAGGTATATGTTATTGGCGATTTTGTAAAGGTTGTCAGGCGTTTCTCTCTCCCAAATATCAGCAGGCGGGAACTTTCTAAACTCACTGGGTTGTTTCCATTCCCAAGGGTTTCCTCTGCTGCATCTTCTGCGGAAGATGCAGATCTCGACCCCGGTGTAGCTGGTAAGAGATTTCAAACAGCTTTGTTTTAGGTATATCTTGATGAGTGAAAATTTTCAAGTCAGTTTCTAGGTGTTCTTTTGCCGGGGCCAGAAAACCATGAAAATTGTGGGTTTCATCGTTCTATCAAGTATTTTTTGGTGAATGTAAGTCTGAGTATTAGTATTCCGTCCAGATTTATGCTGTTTATGTCATCTCCATCTACGAGTTCGGATTGGACACTTCCTATTTAATAACGTCCTCTGAAGTTCTATTAGGTAAGTGAAAATTGGGGAAGGCACGGTTTCCTTTCAGAGGAAGAAACATGAGATTCATCAGAGAGaagttcctttttctcttttttcattcaCTATTACAACTTCGCAAAATGCTTGTCGACTTCATCTTAAAGCATCCGCAAACACAAGAAATCGCAGCATGAAACTTTtaaagttcttttatttttgaaactaTTTATGAAACGTTTGTGGTTCATGATTCATTCAATGTTCCACAAACAATTTCTTACCCTAGTATATCTCTAAATGTTTTGTCATCTTTCTCGATAAAACACGTACTTATGAGTGGGCATAGACCATTTCCTTAGACCCTTTCATAAGTTTGGCTTCCCGTGCAGAACTCCCTCCCAGACCCTTACTGGAGAGGCTTGCCAAAGAGCTCCGCCACCGGCTGGTAATGCATTTTGCGCTTCATCCTGTCTATACCATGCCAATGGGGCGGTCGGCGCCTCTTTTATATCTGGTGTAGCCTTCTTTGTAACTTAATTATTTCCATCTCACTGCAGGGTCTCCAGCTGTTCAACATAGATTTGATAAGGGAGCAGGTGAATAGAGACATGTATTTTGTCATTGACATCAACTACTTTCCAGGcaagtaaaataaaaacacatCTTCATCTCAACCTAGTGGTTTTTGGTGAACAAAAAGCTTGTGAAAATCTACTCATAAAACTTGCATCCTTCCTCCACCGTCATGGTTGGTTATAAAACAGCTTTTGAATGCCAATGCAGGTTACGGTAAATTGCCCGGCTACGAGCATATGTTTACCGATTTTTTACTGAGCGCCAGCAAAAGCAAGGAGAAAACTGGAACTATGGGAAACAAGTTCAAATTATGCATGCAGTATTAGACGGTCCTCGGAATCCGCACAGTTGACATATATCTCTGACTGGTATAGAATGCCATTTGCCCAGCCGCCAACAAGAACCCAGGGTTAATCCCCCTAAACattaaagtttttattttgtagttttCAGGTAAGTTCGACCCAGTACCCGGTGCCCGCCAATCTGCTTCAGATAGCATTCAGGAATTTAGCACCTTTCATCTCTGGAACGGAGCATCAGACTCATTCTGTTGCAGAGGATGCACCTTCAAAGTCATGTCCAGTTATATTTGTCAATATACATAATCCAATCTTTCATAGCATCACGTTTGATGTAACATTTTAACAGTTATCTTAATTCGTTCCAATAAAAACAggatctttttcttcatgtttGACACAATTGTCACAATCCAACATTTCAGTATCTTATGCAGTTTAAAGAGGGACAAAGGGAATACTAGCAAATATTTTTGAGTTGATcatcagaaaatattttacacCAAAATTGTAAGGGCGCGACTATCATACTAGAAGTAAAAGACAAGTCTCCCATAACATGAAAGCATCCCCCCAGATTTCGTCCCAGAATCTACCACTGTTGAGGTTCTTAGAGGAGCCAACCACCACCAACACCTCATAACTGAAGGCCATTGACAGTAACGATCATTCAACCGCATGCTTCACCCATTATTGAAAGGTCACAAACACGGAGCCACGGAAGATAGTTAATAGATCATCTCTGTGCAAGTGCCGGACGGCACGTGCCAGCTCAGCATGAGGACGAATGGGGTCCCTCTCTTAAAGAAGGACATCAACATCGATGACACCACCACAGCAATAACTTAAACCCAAAAGTAAAACCCCAATATCACATGGTTCACACCATTAAGAAAATGTTGATGCAACTAGACTCTGTACTTATCAGTGAAGCAAAGCAAGAAATTTTCCCCACCCAAACTTGTTCCCTGCTTCTCTTAATTGTAAATGATATAGTATGTTTTGATTCCATATACATATCAACTTGGACTTCTTCATTGTCTCCCTACTGGGAGCTCAACATCTAGACAATAAGTGCATAATCTTAGGATAGCCCTTGTCTATCAACATATGCCTCGTCAGCCCAGATAAGTTGTGGCCGTTGCCTCATGATTTCCATCGTACATTCTCATCACATCAACGCTTTACAAGTTGCTTCTTGACATAAAAATATTGCTGGTCCTATGCACAAGTACTCAGTCCCCTATTAATTCAGATTGCATCTATACAACATGAGTTTCCGTACAAAAACTACAATAAACCGTATAATACATTATGCTACCTCTGAGGTACCAAGACAAATCCCAGCTATGCACAAGATATATACAACATATGATTATCTTCAGCTCACCAGAAAGGACACCACCTGTAATGAGCAGATTACAGATAATTAGACTAAGAACTGCTGtaacttgaaaaaaagaagaaggaagaggaggaataTTTCACAGCCAAAGATGGATCATGTGTCAGTCTGACAACTTATGATGGGCCCATGAGTACAGTGCCACAAACAGTCTCaagcaacacaagaaacttAATCACATGGTCTAGAAAGAACCAATAGATTCATAACCTTAagcatcccaaaaaaaaaaaaaaaaaaaaaacagctgtGTACTCCCAAAGATGTTATGCCACCTCCTAAAACATGACAACCAAACAAGCAGCCCCTCTAAGCCTCTGCTCTGCAATTGGAGTTCATTTAGGACTCTTTTATTGGTGCAAACCAAGAAAATATCAGGCTTCATATAGATGAGCATTCCTTGAGACCACCCAAGCATTGTTTATCAAGTATAGATATGGCAGAATTAAAACATCAGAATAGCTTTGCTCTTAGAACAGTTGAGAAACACAAGACATGGATTTTAGAATGAGATATAACACTAGGATGTGAATATCTCTTACAGTTTAGCTACAATTCAGATCAACAGGATAAGCAAGTGTATGATTTTTGTCATCTCTTGATGAAATCGAGATTAGGATACGAGAAGGTCGTTTGAGATGGTTTGACCATgctgaacaaagacttctgaaTTCCCAGTGAGGAGACTTGAATAAGGGATGGACACATGGGTTCGAAGGGGAAGGAAAATACCTAGAAAGATGTGGAAAGCTACTTCAAAGAACTTGCAGCAGATCTAATGAAGCATTTAGAACTTCCAGCGGACCCAATGAAGCATCAAGCTCAATGGAGTAGTAGAATTCATTCAGCCAATCCCACTTAGTGGGATAAGGCTTTGTTTGTGGTTGACAGATTATTCTATACGCAAAACCCGGGAaacttgattttccaaaattttttgcAGAAGCAATGACCCTTGTAAACTCAAAAACACATTTAAAAACGACAAACTATACGATGCCAAAATACAAGTAACCCAACCACCAAACCTAGAATTGGACTAGCTACCCACTTTCCACAGATCATCTTCAATTTGCTGAGTATTAAATCTATACCTCGAACGTATCTTTAGAAAATTAGCTTTGTGCAATGCATGTAAGAATCTAAATACACTAGGGAAAATTAGACCAACATCCAATCCAGTCATTTTGACTCCTaaaagcaatcaagacaagcCTCGAGACATTTGGAAGCGTAAAGCACATGCATGTAAGACAGCTACAGTTTCAGCACAAACCAACAAAGTGAAATTACAGCACCATACCCAACATAGTTCTGGCACAAATTTTCATGTGATGTAGCTTGAATGATCAACTTTTGAACTTGAAGTTTAACAGATAAACCATGATCTTCACGAGAATCCCCTGAAAATAAATTGCTGTGAACCATGGAATGTTGGTTAGGGCTGCTGGATACTGGAGAGCAGGAAAAATCACGGCCAGTAAGCTTATGACTCATCCGAGCCATGACCATCACAGCACGTTCATTTAGCACCTCGTTAGCATCACCAAGTTGATTAACAGCCTatacaaaacatatcaaaatgtAAGCA
Above is a window of Eucalyptus grandis isolate ANBG69807.140 chromosome 9, ASM1654582v1, whole genome shotgun sequence DNA encoding:
- the LOC104419801 gene encoding inositol-tetrakisphosphate 1-kinase 3, whose protein sequence is MRLSRETSSEDEEEKETPVSPRICPSSLDVDYKVVVGYALTTKKKKSFMQPKLEGLARNKGILFVAIDLSRPLADQGPFNVVLHKISGKEWFKIIEDYQRKHPEVAVVDPPDAIEHLHDRQSMLQDVADLNMHDCSATVGVPKQLVIREDSQSIPREVAEAGLCLPLVAKPLVVDGTSKSHELFLAYDQSSLVELEPPLVLQEFVNHGGILFKVYVIGDFVKVVRRFSLPNISRRELSKLTGLFPFPRVSSAASSAEDADLDPGVAELPPRPLLERLAKELRHRLGLQLFNIDLIREQVNRDMYFVIDINYFPGYGKLPGYEHMFTDFLLSASKSKEKTGTMGNKFKLCMQY